The proteins below come from a single Chryseobacterium bernardetii genomic window:
- a CDS encoding efflux RND transporter permease subunit — MKLAEISIKRPSLVIVLFTILTLGGILSYTLMGYELIPKFETNMVTISTVYPGASPAEVETSVTRKIEDAVGSLENVKKVESSSYESLSVIMVQLNNGADVDFALNDAQRKVNAILGDLPDDVKAPSLNKFSLDDLPIITMSISSDKLNSKDLYDLLDKKIEPIFSRVNGVAQVDLVGGQEREIQVNLDEKKLQGYGLSIGDVQQAILSSNLDFPTGSLKTRTTKSTIRLSGKYKSTEEMNNLVVSNKNGAQVRLSDIATVFDSQKDVEKVARFNQFPTILMQVKKQSDANAVAVSESIQKTIKTVEEAYKIQGVKVKIVNDTTEFTLESANHVIFDLFLAIILVAIVMLLFLHSIRNAFIVMVSIPASLVAAFIGMNLMGYTLNLMSLLGLSLVVGILVDDAIVVLENIYRHMEMGKSKIRAAYDGASEIGFTVAAITLVIVVVFLPIAMSSGLVANILAQFCVTVVIATLLSLLASFTIIPWLSSRFGKLEHLTGKNWFEKFILWFEGLIDKFTHWITDILEWCLKTTLRRISTVVITFIILISSFSLVIFGFIGGEFFPPIDRGQFLVQMELSKDATVEKTNQLTLEVEKYLRNDKDVVDLITTVGQQSTGFGGAQATTYQSEVQVNLTDKSERSESTNIKAAKVKRALEEKFTGVEFKTAPIGIMGAENAPIEMVVTAPDNATAVKEATRILELLKKVPGAVDAELSTDSGNPEVQVNIDRDKMASLGLNLSSVGQTMQTAFNGNTDGKFRAGEYEYDINIRFGDLNRQSIDDVKNLMFTNPQGQQVRLSQFAEVKMGSGPSLLERRDKSPSVKVRAKAVGRPVGDVANEWAAKFMNGKKPIGVDYIWSGDMENQQEGFGTLGIALLAAIVLVYLVMVSLYDSFVYPFVVLFSIPLAMIGVMVILALTANSLNIFTMLGMIMLIGLVAKNAIMIVDFTNARKAAGATTHDALIQANHARLRPILMTTIAMIFGMLPIALATGAGAEMNKGLAWVVIGGLTSSLFLTLIIVPVVYSLFDSILRRMGKDNKVDYEAEMKADYVHRELNEDGFTPKHLDK, encoded by the coding sequence ATGAAGTTAGCAGAAATATCGATTAAAAGGCCCTCGTTGGTAATTGTATTATTTACAATTCTGACGCTGGGAGGTATCCTGAGTTATACACTCATGGGATACGAATTGATTCCGAAGTTTGAAACCAACATGGTAACCATTTCCACGGTGTATCCGGGAGCTTCACCCGCAGAGGTGGAAACCTCCGTTACCCGAAAGATTGAGGATGCCGTAGGTTCTTTGGAAAACGTAAAAAAAGTAGAATCTTCTTCATATGAAAGTTTATCCGTAATCATGGTTCAGCTGAACAATGGTGCCGATGTTGACTTTGCATTGAATGATGCTCAGAGAAAGGTAAACGCTATCCTGGGAGACCTTCCGGATGACGTAAAAGCACCTTCACTGAATAAATTCTCATTAGATGATTTACCAATTATCACGATGAGTATTTCATCGGATAAACTAAACAGTAAAGACCTTTACGACTTACTGGATAAAAAGATTGAACCTATTTTCTCCCGTGTAAACGGAGTAGCTCAGGTTGACCTTGTAGGTGGACAGGAGAGAGAAATCCAGGTGAATCTGGATGAAAAGAAATTGCAGGGATACGGACTTTCTATTGGAGATGTTCAGCAGGCTATCCTTTCTTCAAACTTAGATTTCCCTACAGGTAGCTTGAAAACTAGAACCACAAAATCTACGATCAGATTATCCGGAAAATATAAGTCTACTGAAGAAATGAACAACCTTGTAGTTTCCAACAAAAACGGAGCACAGGTTCGTTTATCTGATATCGCCACTGTTTTTGACTCCCAAAAAGATGTTGAAAAAGTAGCGAGATTCAACCAGTTCCCAACGATCTTAATGCAGGTGAAAAAGCAGTCTGATGCCAACGCAGTGGCTGTATCTGAAAGTATTCAGAAAACCATTAAAACTGTAGAAGAAGCTTATAAAATTCAGGGAGTAAAAGTAAAAATTGTAAACGATACTACAGAATTTACCCTTGAATCTGCGAACCACGTAATTTTCGACTTATTCTTGGCGATTATCCTGGTAGCAATTGTAATGCTATTGTTCCTTCACAGTATCAGAAATGCATTCATTGTAATGGTTTCTATCCCGGCTTCACTGGTGGCAGCGTTCATCGGAATGAACCTGATGGGATATACTTTGAACCTGATGAGTTTACTGGGGCTTTCCCTTGTGGTAGGTATCCTGGTGGATGACGCGATCGTGGTACTGGAGAATATCTACCGTCACATGGAGATGGGGAAAAGCAAGATCAGGGCAGCGTATGACGGAGCTTCAGAGATTGGATTTACCGTAGCGGCGATTACATTGGTAATTGTGGTGGTATTCTTACCGATTGCGATGAGTTCAGGTCTTGTAGCGAACATTCTGGCTCAGTTCTGCGTTACGGTGGTTATTGCTACGTTGCTGTCATTATTAGCTTCATTTACCATCATTCCTTGGTTATCATCAAGATTCGGTAAGTTAGAGCATTTAACAGGGAAAAATTGGTTTGAGAAATTCATCCTTTGGTTTGAAGGACTTATCGATAAATTTACTCACTGGATTACAGATATCCTTGAATGGTGTCTGAAAACAACACTAAGAAGAATTTCTACTGTTGTTATTACATTTATTATTCTGATCAGTTCATTCTCTTTAGTAATCTTCGGATTTATTGGAGGGGAATTCTTCCCGCCGATTGACCGTGGTCAGTTCTTAGTACAGATGGAGCTTTCAAAAGATGCTACCGTTGAAAAGACCAACCAATTAACATTAGAGGTTGAGAAGTATCTTAGAAATGATAAAGATGTTGTAGACTTAATTACAACTGTCGGACAGCAGTCAACAGGTTTTGGTGGTGCTCAGGCAACTACTTACCAGTCTGAGGTTCAGGTGAACTTAACAGATAAATCTGAACGTTCTGAAAGCACCAACATCAAGGCTGCAAAAGTAAAAAGAGCCTTAGAAGAGAAATTCACAGGAGTTGAGTTTAAAACGGCTCCAATTGGTATCATGGGTGCGGAAAATGCGCCGATCGAAATGGTGGTAACAGCTCCTGATAACGCAACTGCTGTAAAAGAAGCAACAAGAATCCTTGAGCTATTGAAAAAGGTTCCGGGAGCAGTAGATGCAGAATTATCTACAGACTCTGGTAATCCGGAAGTACAGGTGAATATCGACAGAGATAAAATGGCTTCTCTAGGCTTAAACCTTTCAAGTGTAGGACAGACAATGCAGACTGCATTTAACGGGAATACAGATGGAAAATTCAGAGCAGGAGAGTACGAATATGATATTAACATCCGTTTCGGAGATCTTAACAGACAGTCTATTGACGATGTTAAAAACCTGATGTTTACAAATCCTCAGGGGCAGCAGGTTCGTTTGAGCCAGTTTGCTGAAGTAAAAATGGGTTCAGGACCGAGTTTGCTTGAACGTAGAGATAAATCTCCTTCTGTAAAAGTAAGAGCGAAAGCAGTAGGTAGACCGGTTGGGGACGTAGCAAACGAATGGGCTGCTAAGTTCATGAACGGGAAAAAACCTATTGGTGTAGATTACATCTGGAGTGGTGATATGGAAAACCAGCAGGAAGGTTTCGGTACTTTAGGAATTGCGTTATTAGCGGCTATCGTATTGGTATATCTTGTAATGGTATCATTGTATGACAGTTTCGTATATCCTTTCGTGGTATTGTTCTCTATTCCGTTGGCGATGATCGGGGTAATGGTAATCCTTGCCTTAACCGCTAATTCACTGAACATCTTCACGATGCTTGGAATGATCATGTTGATTGGTCTTGTAGCGAAAAACGCGATTATGATCGTTGACTTTACGAATGCGAGAAAAGCAGCCGGAGCAACCACTCATGATGCATTAATTCAGGCTAACCACGCCCGTCTGCGTCCGATCCTGATGACAACCATTGCGATGATCTTCGGTATGTTACCGATCGCATTGGCAACCGGTGCCGGGGCTGAAATGAACAAAGGTCTTGCATGGGTAGTAATTGGTGGTTTAACATCATCTCTATTCCTTACATTGATTATTGTACCGGTAGTATACTCTCTATTTGACTCTATCCTGAGAAGAATGGGTAAAGACAATAAAGTAGACTACGAAGCTGAAATGAAGGCAGATTATGTACACAGAGAATTAAATGAAGACGGATTTACGCCTAAGCATTTAGACAAATAA
- a CDS encoding TetR/AcrR family transcriptional regulator, with translation MSNQAKKDQTQELIKETAKKLFFVKGKFDATTQEIADEAGVNRTLINYYFRSRDKLIQIIFDEAQKVEQEKSKIIQNSDLPFKEKISKFIESSLSTSLQYPYLETYIVSQINKGTCHHREIEEDILDKLYEDIKEEMELGNIEKMAPVQFILNMVSLLVFPSAIRPLFMENLLINDEQYDKIISERKEIIINMLFKN, from the coding sequence ATGTCAAATCAAGCAAAAAAAGACCAAACACAGGAATTGATTAAGGAGACAGCGAAGAAATTATTCTTTGTGAAAGGAAAATTTGATGCTACTACACAGGAGATTGCAGATGAAGCAGGTGTAAATAGAACTCTTATTAATTATTACTTCCGGTCAAGAGACAAACTAATTCAGATCATCTTTGATGAAGCACAGAAAGTAGAGCAGGAAAAATCAAAGATCATTCAGAATTCAGATCTTCCGTTCAAAGAGAAGATCAGTAAGTTTATAGAAAGCAGCCTTTCTACGAGTCTTCAATATCCGTATCTGGAAACTTATATTGTATCACAGATTAATAAAGGAACGTGCCACCACAGGGAAATTGAAGAAGATATTTTAGATAAGTTATATGAAGATATTAAAGAGGAAATGGAGCTGGGAAATATAGAAAAAATGGCTCCTGTTCAGTTCATTCTGAATATGGTTTCCTTATTGGTGTTTCCAAGTGCCATAAGACCATTATTTATGGAGAATCTTCTGATTAATGATGAGCAATATGATAAGATTATTTCGGAAAGAAAAGAGATCATCATTAATATGTTATTTAAAAATTAA
- a CDS encoding glycosyltransferase — protein sequence MKKISVIFILPDLETGGAERIVTTIANHLSRDLFEPKILLLRKQGGYLNFLKKDVEIIDINTERIRHSLKPILREIYRRRPDIVFSGFGEVNAYLSLFIKLFPRTKFIARETNVVTQHVTRKEIKFFYNFYNNYQKIIAQSDDMMKDLIDNFNIKKKKIVKINNPVDFDFINEKLSVSLKPESFKYNYKNVVAIGNLSARKGFDNLLKVFSRLKNENIMLHILGDGKDKDVLLQMKEFLGLKNVIFHGRQENPYQFLKYADLFVLSSRYEGFPNVLLEAGACGTYSLANNCPGGINEIIQHNVNGEIANIENYDDFAQQIIKVTHENYNRDAIKNSIKSRFSKNIILDKYEKVLLDLVK from the coding sequence ATGAAAAAAATTTCTGTCATATTTATTCTGCCGGACTTAGAAACCGGGGGCGCAGAAAGAATAGTTACCACTATAGCAAATCATCTTTCCAGGGATCTTTTTGAGCCTAAGATTTTGCTGTTACGTAAGCAGGGCGGATATTTAAATTTCCTGAAAAAAGATGTTGAAATCATCGATATCAATACAGAGAGAATAAGACATTCCCTGAAACCTATTTTAAGAGAGATCTACAGAAGAAGACCTGATATTGTATTTTCAGGTTTTGGAGAAGTAAATGCTTACTTATCTTTATTTATCAAGCTTTTCCCAAGAACAAAATTCATTGCCAGGGAGACGAATGTAGTTACTCAGCATGTTACCAGAAAGGAAATCAAGTTTTTCTATAATTTTTACAATAATTATCAGAAAATCATTGCACAAAGCGATGATATGATGAAGGATTTAATTGATAATTTTAATATTAAAAAGAAGAAAATTGTTAAGATCAATAATCCTGTAGATTTTGATTTTATTAATGAAAAGCTGAGCGTTTCATTAAAACCAGAAAGTTTTAAATATAATTATAAGAACGTGGTTGCCATTGGCAATTTATCAGCCAGAAAAGGTTTTGACAATCTGTTGAAAGTATTTTCAAGGCTCAAAAATGAAAATATCATGCTTCATATTCTGGGTGATGGAAAAGATAAAGATGTTCTGCTTCAGATGAAAGAGTTTTTAGGATTAAAAAATGTTATTTTCCATGGAAGACAGGAAAATCCTTATCAGTTTTTAAAATATGCGGATCTGTTTGTTCTTTCTTCAAGATATGAAGGTTTTCCCAATGTGCTTCTGGAAGCCGGAGCCTGTGGAACTTATTCCTTAGCCAATAACTGCCCGGGAGGAATTAATGAAATCATTCAGCATAATGTGAATGGCGAAATTGCCAATATTGAAAATTATGATGATTTTGCACAGCAGATCATTAAAGTAACACATGAGAACTATAACCGCGATGCTATTAAGAATTCCATTAAGTCCAGATTTTCAAAGAATATCATTTTAGATAAGTACGAAAAAGTTTTGCTGGATCTGGTGAAGTAG
- a CDS encoding efflux RND transporter periplasmic adaptor subunit, which translates to MKKTLIYIIVAAVLVGLAAYKIAGNKEKQTQEVKEVAKQVDKINVNIVTVSRENIDTDYSANGTFIPKQEMNQSSEISGRIVSVLVKEGSRVGAGQVLATIKRDAIEVDVTQAQNNLQNAIIDNQRYENAYKTGGVTKQQLDNSRLQLKNAQAAVRAQGVKVNDTSIRAGISGTINKKMVEPGTVVSPGTAMFEIVNINSLKLSVLVDESQIGKIQLGQEVPIKVNVLPEDSFVGRITFIAPKSDASLNFPVEIEVQNRGNLKAGMYATATFKTNHGAETQNMLTVPAEAFVNGVSSGQLFVVQNGIAKLIKVTVGKVYGDKVQVLSGLNGGEQVVTSGQINLDNGSKVNIIK; encoded by the coding sequence ATGAAAAAAACTTTAATATATATCATCGTAGCAGCTGTACTGGTTGGGTTGGCAGCTTACAAGATTGCAGGTAACAAAGAGAAGCAGACTCAGGAAGTAAAAGAGGTTGCCAAGCAGGTAGATAAAATCAACGTTAATATTGTAACGGTTTCAAGAGAGAATATCGATACAGACTATTCTGCGAACGGTACCTTCATTCCTAAACAGGAAATGAACCAGTCTTCTGAGATCTCAGGACGTATTGTCAGCGTTTTGGTGAAAGAAGGTTCAAGAGTAGGAGCAGGTCAGGTGTTAGCAACTATTAAAAGGGATGCTATCGAAGTTGATGTTACCCAGGCTCAGAATAACTTACAAAATGCTATTATCGACAACCAGCGTTACGAAAATGCATATAAAACAGGTGGGGTTACTAAACAACAGCTTGATAATTCAAGACTACAGCTGAAAAATGCTCAGGCTGCTGTGAGAGCACAAGGTGTTAAAGTAAATGATACAAGCATCCGTGCAGGAATCAGCGGTACCATCAATAAAAAAATGGTTGAGCCGGGAACAGTAGTTTCTCCGGGAACAGCAATGTTTGAGATCGTTAATATCAACAGCTTAAAGCTTTCTGTCTTAGTGGACGAAAGCCAGATCGGGAAAATCCAGCTAGGGCAGGAGGTTCCGATTAAAGTAAACGTTTTACCGGAAGATTCTTTTGTGGGTAGAATTACATTTATCGCTCCAAAAAGTGATGCTTCTTTGAATTTCCCGGTTGAGATTGAAGTTCAGAACAGAGGAAATTTAAAAGCAGGTATGTATGCAACTGCAACCTTTAAAACAAATCATGGCGCAGAAACTCAGAATATGCTTACAGTTCCTGCTGAAGCGTTTGTAAACGGAGTAAGTTCAGGACAGTTATTTGTGGTTCAGAATGGTATTGCTAAACTGATTAAAGTAACTGTTGGAAAAGTTTACGGAGACAAAGTACAGGTATTAAGCGGGCTGAATGGTGGTGAGCAAGTAGTAACCAGCGGGCAGATCAACCTGGACAACGGATCTAAAGTGAACATTATAAAGTAG
- a CDS encoding cupin domain-containing protein produces the protein MKPFIIVILILNSVAMLAQNKEISRKELLKAAIGQKVNSTEIQEITMAGGKRAPEHLHPCPVLGIINSGEAVFQIEGQEKMILHEGDAFYEPKNVKILHFDNASAEKPLVFTAIYLKEGGEENIKLIK, from the coding sequence ATGAAGCCATTTATAATTGTTATTTTAATACTGAATTCTGTGGCTATGCTTGCTCAGAATAAGGAAATCTCCAGGAAAGAACTGTTAAAAGCTGCCATAGGGCAGAAAGTAAATTCCACGGAGATCCAGGAGATTACAATGGCAGGAGGAAAAAGAGCGCCTGAACACCTCCATCCTTGTCCTGTTTTAGGGATAATAAATTCCGGTGAAGCAGTTTTTCAGATAGAAGGGCAGGAGAAAATGATCCTTCACGAAGGCGATGCTTTTTATGAGCCTAAAAATGTAAAAATTCTTCATTTTGACAATGCATCTGCAGAAAAACCCCTTGTCTTTACCGCCATTTATCTGAAGGAAGGCGGTGAGGAAAATATTAAGCTCATAAAATAA
- the lpdA gene encoding dihydrolipoyl dehydrogenase has protein sequence MSQFDVTVIGSGPGGYVAAIRAAQLGFKTAIIEKYSTLGGTCLNVGCIPSKALLDSSEHFENAKHNFAGHGIIINEPQADLARMIERKNEVIKQNTDGISYLMSKNQITVFEGVGSFESATQVKITKNDGSSETIESKYTIIATGSKPSTLPFISLDKERVITSTEALNLKEIPKHLVVIGGGVIGLELGSVYLRLGAQVTVVEFMDKIIPGMDGALSKELTKVLKKQGMKFMLSTAVSAVERNGDTVKITAKDKKGEEVVVEGDYCLVSVGRKPYTDGLGLEKAGVELDERGRVKVNDHLQTNVANIYAIGDVIKGAMLAHKAEEEGVFVAETLAGQKPHINYNLIPGVVYTWPEVAGVGKTEEQLKEEGVAYKVGSFPMRALGRSRASGDIDGLVKIIADEKTDEVLGMHIVGARAADLIAEGVIAMEFRASAEDIARSSHAHPTYAEAIKEAALDATAKRPIHM, from the coding sequence ATGAGTCAATTCGATGTTACCGTAATAGGTTCTGGTCCTGGTGGTTATGTAGCTGCGATCCGTGCAGCACAGTTAGGTTTCAAAACAGCAATTATTGAAAAATATTCAACTTTAGGCGGAACTTGTCTTAACGTTGGATGTATTCCGTCAAAAGCGCTTCTTGACAGCTCTGAACATTTCGAAAATGCAAAACACAATTTTGCAGGTCACGGAATCATCATCAACGAGCCTCAGGCGGATCTTGCAAGAATGATTGAGCGTAAAAACGAGGTGATTAAGCAGAATACAGATGGAATCAGCTACCTGATGAGCAAAAATCAAATTACGGTTTTTGAAGGAGTAGGAAGCTTTGAATCTGCTACTCAGGTCAAAATCACTAAAAATGACGGTTCTTCTGAAACTATTGAATCTAAATATACCATCATTGCAACAGGTTCTAAACCATCTACTTTACCTTTTATCTCTCTTGATAAAGAAAGAGTAATTACTTCTACTGAAGCTTTGAACCTTAAAGAAATTCCTAAGCACTTAGTAGTAATCGGAGGTGGAGTTATCGGTCTTGAATTAGGATCTGTATACTTAAGATTGGGAGCTCAGGTAACTGTAGTTGAGTTCATGGATAAAATCATCCCTGGAATGGACGGAGCTTTAAGTAAAGAATTAACTAAAGTTCTTAAAAAGCAAGGTATGAAGTTTATGCTTTCTACAGCAGTTTCTGCAGTGGAGAGAAACGGAGATACTGTAAAGATTACCGCTAAAGATAAAAAAGGAGAAGAAGTAGTAGTAGAAGGAGATTACTGCTTGGTTTCTGTAGGTAGAAAACCTTATACAGACGGTCTTGGTCTTGAAAAAGCAGGAGTAGAATTAGACGAAAGAGGAAGAGTAAAGGTAAACGATCACCTTCAGACTAACGTTGCTAACATCTATGCTATCGGAGACGTTATCAAAGGTGCAATGCTTGCTCATAAAGCTGAAGAAGAAGGAGTTTTTGTTGCTGAAACTTTAGCAGGGCAAAAACCACACATCAACTACAACTTAATTCCTGGTGTTGTTTATACTTGGCCGGAAGTAGCAGGAGTTGGTAAAACTGAAGAGCAGTTAAAAGAAGAAGGAGTAGCTTACAAAGTAGGTTCTTTCCCAATGAGAGCTCTAGGAAGAAGCCGTGCAAGTGGTGATATCGATGGTCTTGTTAAAATTATTGCAGACGAAAAAACTGATGAAGTTTTAGGAATGCACATTGTAGGAGCAAGAGCTGCCGACCTTATTGCTGAAGGGGTAATTGCTATGGAATTCCGTGCAAGTGCTGAAGATATTGCAAGAAGCTCTCACGCTCACCCAACTTATGCAGAAGCTATTAAAGAAGCTGCGTTGGATGCTACAGCAAAAAGACCTATCCACATGTAA
- a CDS encoding KTSC domain-containing protein gives MKRIGEHRTLLGVDKNVTLKELKTIYRNVMKDTHPDKFINDEAGKVAAEERSKSVIEAYHFLVSINPETQEKYKEEYTETITQSNIQDFYLEKSILTVQHLNGKTYEYMGVPRNTYIKMVNADSPSRFARRHIYGNFVYRKSGEAMAD, from the coding sequence ATGAAACGAATTGGTGAGCACAGAACCCTTCTTGGAGTTGATAAAAATGTAACTTTAAAAGAGTTAAAAACCATTTACAGAAATGTAATGAAAGATACACATCCTGATAAATTTATCAATGATGAAGCAGGAAAAGTAGCAGCGGAGGAAAGAAGTAAGTCTGTGATTGAAGCCTATCATTTCCTGGTAAGCATTAATCCTGAAACTCAGGAAAAATATAAAGAAGAGTACACGGAAACCATTACCCAATCTAACATTCAGGATTTTTATCTTGAAAAATCGATTTTAACAGTTCAGCATTTGAATGGAAAAACCTACGAATATATGGGAGTTCCGAGAAATACCTATATCAAAATGGTTAACGCTGATTCTCCAAGCCGTTTTGCCAGAAGACATATCTACGGAAACTTTGTTTACAGAAAATCCGGAGAAGCTATGGCTGATTAA
- a CDS encoding CvfB family protein has product MQLGKTQNLQISEKLNSGWILIDEESGEKAFLPKIFIREEQEVGEYIEVFVYQDDDKLKATTEIPLAEVGEFAVMSCVQSLPSGAFMDWGIIKDLFVPYKQQKTKIIEGKRYLVYLYVDEDMELITGTTKFKRNPQYQDLPFKKGDKVDLIMMNESELGWNVVINKKYIGLIYASDVFKKLYPLSEEKGYIKAIREDGKIDVSLQPEGFENIDEFKQKILDKLEENYGLLYVSDKSTPEEIKDELQMSKKNFKKAIGGLYKDKIIDISDDKIKLL; this is encoded by the coding sequence ATGCAACTCGGAAAAACTCAAAATTTACAAATTTCAGAAAAACTCAATTCAGGATGGATCTTAATAGACGAAGAATCCGGTGAAAAAGCTTTTCTTCCTAAAATTTTCATTCGTGAAGAACAGGAAGTTGGAGAATATATTGAGGTTTTTGTATATCAGGATGATGATAAACTGAAAGCTACCACTGAAATTCCGTTGGCAGAAGTGGGTGAGTTTGCGGTAATGAGCTGTGTACAGAGCCTTCCAAGCGGTGCTTTTATGGATTGGGGAATTATTAAGGATCTGTTTGTTCCATACAAACAACAGAAAACCAAGATTATTGAAGGGAAAAGATACCTGGTTTATCTTTATGTAGACGAAGATATGGAACTGATTACCGGAACCACTAAATTTAAACGAAATCCGCAATATCAGGATCTTCCGTTTAAAAAAGGAGATAAGGTAGATCTTATCATGATGAATGAAAGTGAGCTGGGATGGAATGTGGTTATCAATAAAAAATATATCGGTTTGATATATGCTTCCGATGTTTTCAAGAAGTTGTATCCATTGTCTGAAGAGAAAGGATATATCAAAGCCATTCGTGAAGACGGGAAAATAGACGTTTCCCTACAACCGGAAGGATTTGAAAACATTGATGAGTTCAAACAAAAGATTTTAGACAAGCTGGAAGAGAATTACGGACTTCTGTATGTTTCAGACAAATCTACTCCTGAAGAGATCAAAGATGAGCTTCAGATGAGTAAAAAGAACTTCAAGAAAGCTATTGGCGGACTTTATAAAGATAAAATCATCGATATCTCAGACGACAAAATAAAATTATTATAA
- a CDS encoding TolC family protein → MNRKRITATKLKIGIASAFMIFGFSLVSAQQQVSLQEAIKQALQNKAEAKKAALQVKKAEYKIDEARAGALPQISATISNTYNPILQKSVLPGEILGKPGELIPVAFGTKWQSVNVVTLNQNVFDQRVFIGLKAAKSTREFYLLNSDLTNEQIIENVATAYYQVFVQEENLKTVEESYANTERVRNVIKSLVDNGLAKPIDLDRTNVQLTNIGSNKQQLINAVEVSKNSLKFYMGIPIDTPIELEEKTIVPNPQLLDSNVNLETRSELKVLNKQRELLEYSKKATIANLYPTVGLSANYGWQGLGNKFPYATGSSQGTNWGDYASIGLAIKIPIFMGGATKAQIQQAEIDIQDLDQDIQNQKLNLSLDYKNAVSNMENAIINIQSMKDNVDLAEKVQKNTQSNYQYGLATLTEVLDTENALTQAKQNYANALLDYKQAEIKVIKAKGELNTLQNP, encoded by the coding sequence ATGAATAGAAAACGTATAACTGCTACAAAGCTAAAAATTGGGATAGCTTCAGCATTTATGATTTTCGGTTTTTCATTGGTGTCTGCCCAGCAGCAGGTTTCCCTGCAGGAAGCAATCAAACAGGCCCTCCAGAATAAGGCAGAAGCTAAAAAAGCTGCTTTACAGGTCAAAAAAGCCGAATACAAGATTGATGAGGCCAGAGCCGGCGCTCTCCCTCAGATCAGTGCAACAATAAGCAATACGTACAATCCTATTTTGCAAAAATCTGTTCTTCCCGGGGAGATTTTAGGTAAACCTGGTGAATTGATCCCTGTTGCTTTTGGAACAAAATGGCAATCTGTAAACGTAGTAACTCTTAATCAGAACGTTTTTGATCAGAGAGTTTTTATTGGTCTTAAAGCAGCAAAATCTACAAGAGAATTTTATCTTTTAAATTCGGATTTAACCAACGAGCAGATTATTGAGAATGTTGCTACTGCATATTATCAGGTGTTCGTACAGGAAGAGAATCTTAAAACGGTGGAAGAGAGCTATGCCAATACGGAAAGGGTAAGAAACGTCATCAAAAGTTTGGTAGATAATGGCCTTGCTAAGCCAATTGACCTGGATCGTACCAATGTTCAGCTTACTAATATCGGTTCAAACAAGCAGCAATTAATTAATGCTGTTGAAGTTTCAAAAAATTCACTGAAATTCTATATGGGAATTCCTATTGATACCCCTATTGAACTTGAAGAAAAAACAATTGTACCGAATCCACAGCTATTGGATAGCAATGTAAATCTGGAGACGCGTTCTGAATTGAAAGTTTTAAATAAACAAAGAGAGCTTCTGGAATATAGCAAAAAAGCAACTATTGCCAATCTTTATCCTACGGTAGGACTTTCTGCAAACTACGGTTGGCAGGGACTAGGGAATAAGTTTCCTTATGCTACGGGATCAAGCCAGGGAACGAACTGGGGAGACTATGCTTCCATTGGTTTAGCGATTAAAATTCCGATTTTTATGGGAGGGGCTACCAAAGCTCAGATTCAACAGGCGGAAATCGATATTCAGGATCTGGATCAGGATATACAGAACCAAAAACTGAACTTGAGTTTAGATTATAAAAATGCAGTTTCCAATATGGAGAATGCAATAATCAATATTCAAAGCATGAAAGATAATGTGGACCTGGCAGAAAAAGTACAGAAAAATACTCAGTCTAACTATCAGTATGGTTTAGCAACACTTACAGAAGTATTGGATACTGAAAATGCTCTGACGCAGGCTAAACAGAATTATGCAAATGCATTACTGGACTATAAGCAGGCTGAAATCAAAGTAATTAAAGCAAAAGGAGAATTAAACACACTACAAAACCCATAA